One Carya illinoinensis cultivar Pawnee chromosome 5, C.illinoinensisPawnee_v1, whole genome shotgun sequence genomic window, aaaaccgatTCATACCAGTTcgattctaaattttattcaaaactaGACCGGACGAGTTACATTCTtatgttagatatattttacaataaaaataattttataatttaatataacgTATTAAACAATACCAATTTATCCATTTATtttgttgattatatatatatctgggTGGTCAAATAACTTCTAATTTACCATTAAACCTCAGTAAACAAAGCAATAGTAGTACACATGTAGTGGCATCACAACACTGATCGAACAGGTAgcaatgaatattaaataatactgcATTCTAACAGGAGGCTGGCTCATCGTGAGTCTTGACCACGATGGTCCATCGCCACGTTATCATTCCAAGCGACCCCAACATGATGAATGGCACTGAATCACTGGCCACAAAAATCCAAGAGTTTGAGGTCGATCGTGGGAAGCATATAGAAATATGCACATCCCCAAAAAATAAACGGGAGGGAGCTGGGGCACCTTCTCAAACGGGTCAACGTACCAGCTGTTCCCACCCCCAAAATTAGCGGCCACAGCACAGAAACTCCACCACGTCCGTACATGCCCTTTCATTTCGTTTTGCCATTCCGATCTCATACAAAAGACAtaattaactttattttttatggtgtaTGATTAtaggaatagaaaaaaaaaattgaattaaattatGGTAACAACCTGATTGTGAAGAAGATCATCATGATTATTCACGTCTTATTCCATTCTCTTCTGCAACCCAAAAGCCATCATTTCTTTTGACACAAAACTGAAAGTCCATACCTGAAAAGCCTAATATATATTCTACCAGTCATCGCGCGAGAAAAATCACCATTCTACAGAGATGTCTGGAAGTTTTTCAAAAGATGGCAACAAGAACGATGACGATCCAGAGACCCTTGAAGCGAAATCGGATGGCCAACAACAACATGCAGAAAACGAACAAGCGGAAACTCATGTGGAAGTTCCACCGCCATCGGACCCCGAGCCCAGCCTTGAGCAGATTCTGAACGAGGTTGATCGGTTCCTGGAGGCCATAACCATTAATGCTAGAGAAGATAAATTAAAACCTCCGGAACAAGCTCCCGATTGCGTGGAGTTGTTGTCAAACACGGTGGAGAACATGGTTGATGCGTACAATGTAGGCAAAACGAATTTTGGCGGAGACCAAGACGACTCGTTTCTGAAAGCCGTGAGTCGAATTTCGAAGCTGTCGAAAAGGTTCAATGAGTTACCATCAAGCTCGACATTATCGTCTTCATTGAACCGAACAAGCGCCGCACTACATCGAGTAATGTCGTTTTTGGAGGACAAGTTCCGCATCCTTCTGCATGAAGAGTCCCAAGCCATTAACAATCAGGAGAACGACCGTTGTCTCCTGCACGAGCCTGAACCCGACAAAGACGAGGAAGAAGTCGCAGAATTTTCTCCAGAAACCATTTCCGACATCAACAAAATTGCCTCGGCCATGATCCTCGCGGGATACGAGAATGAGTGTTCTATGGTTTATGGCATCTCAAGGCGAACCGCTTTCAAAGCAGCATTGAACAAGCTAGGGTACGAGTATATAAGCATCGACGACGTACAGAGAATGCAGTGGGAATCCTTGGAAGGAGAAATCACCTCGTGGATCAACACCGTCAAGCAGTGCTCCAAAAAACTATTCTCCGACGAACGAAAATTGTGTGACTCCATTTTCTCCGACGACCCGCCTCTATCTAGAATCCTATTCGGTGATCTCGCAAACCCCGTCGTTATACAACTTCTGGATTTTGCACAGGCGGTTGTATTGACGAAGCGATCTGCCGAGAAGTTATTCAAATTCCTCGACATTAACGAGACTCTGCGCGATCTGGTTCTGGCCATGGATAGCGATTCGTACCCGGAGGAACTCATATCTGAGGCCTCAGAGGCCAAGACACGGCTCGGCGAGGCCGTGGTGAGCATTTTCTGTGATCTGGAGAACTCGATCAAGAGTGATCAAGGGAGGACCCCGGTCCCTAGTGGCGCAGTGCATCCATTGACGCGGTACGTCATGAACTACCTGAAATACGCCTGTGAATACAAGGACACCTTAGAGCAGGTCTTTCGGCAACACCTCAAGACCGAGAAGGATGAGAAAGAGACCTGTGATGTTGGCGAATCCGATGATGTTCCGACGTCGGAAACATCGCCGTTTTCGTTAGAGTTAATGAAGGTCATGGACCTGTTGGACGCGAACCTGGACATGAAGTCGAATCTTTACCGGGATCACGCTTTGCGCTACATTTTCTTGATGAACAATGGGAGGTACATCCTACAAAAGATGAAGGGTTCCACTGAAATCCACGAGTTGATGGGCGATTCGTGGCGCAGAAAGCGGTCGTCGTTGTTGAGGCAGTACCACAAGAACTATCAGAGAGAGACATGGAGCAAGGTGTTGCAGTGTCTTAGCCATGAGGGTCTTCAGGTGAGTGGGCAGGGGAAGGTGTCGAAGCCGGTGTTGAAGGAGAGGTTCAAGAACTTCAACACCTTGTTCGAGGATATACACAAGATGCAGAGCATGTGGGTAGTGAGCGACGAGCAGCTTCAGTCGGAGCTCAGGGTTTCGATATCGGCTGTAATGATTCCGGCATACCGATCTTTTCTGGGGAGGTTCAAGCAATACTTGGATCCGGGTAGACAAAGCGAGAAGTATATAAAATACCAGCCAGAAGATATTGAGACTTTGATTGAGGAATTGTTTGATGGAAATCCAACGTCTATGGCGAGGAGAAGAACATGATAAGTCTCGCTTGAGGGAGAAGATAGATATCCTGGTGGTGCAATTAACGTCAATTTCTATATGTGTTGTATACTTTTTGTATCCTATATATATGCCTTAATTTTGTGGGTTATTTGGTTTTTGATCATATAATGTTACAGATTATTTTTGCATAAATGCATGCACATCTTTTTTCCATCATGATTTGTCACCATTTTAATTACTTTCCGATaagaatttataaataatatttggtttcttcgcCTTATTATTGTTCTTGCGATAGTTTGATCGGTACTGTAAATCATGATCATGTACGTTGTTCTTgcatatacatgatatataatatatatatatatataatatatacacacatatataatgaATGCAACGACGTCATTGGTTTTCAAGGAAAATAAATACATCCTTTGATTGCCAAAGCAACTAAATTATTCCAAATCCTAGCTAACTGCCCTGCAAGGAAATTAAGATGCATTCAAATCTTTCTTGTTTGAGATTGAGGAAATCTTTATAGTAAACTGTCTAGCTAGCTAGTCGATCGACTAGCAGTACTAAACTTTCAGGACACTTAAATGTCGCATTAATGTCATAGAAGGCCAGGAAAAAGTCATTATGGACCGGATATCATTCACTATACTTAAAAAGTATCTCCTTTAccgcgtttttttttttttaatgaaaagttAGTAAGCCTGTTACCAACTTACCCGCCCTATATGAGCGGCCCTATAGAATGGTCGTCCGTCCCCGTCATATGGGTGGACGGATGGAGGTCGAGAATCGGCTGCCCCTCCACTCCCAAATGGCAAcaaatcacattaaaaaaaactccCGTTGCTGCAGGTACCTACCAAATCCAAACAATGATAAatcattggaaaaaaaaaatcaaccaacTAAAACCGAATGaaagttaaacaaaaaatttgaaCTAAAGTCAACCGACCGTGGGTCTTTGATTTTCAACCAAGGAATGATGTCATGCGATCGTAGATCTCTGGTTCATGACCAAAGAACCATAGTGTCAAACTTACCAACGACATGCACACTGTGAGCAACAAAGGGTATGCCGGAGGAGAAGATCAATATgacaataaaaagaagaagaagacaacgaCGGAgaagaatgaatgaaaaaatgACATAACTACCAAAGCCACTCGTCCCCTTCCTGCCACCCAAACTCACCTGAACCCTCACCCTCATCTGATCAATTGATTACTCACTCAATCAAAAACCTCGCATTTTAAAACCCAAAACGGTACCGACACCGACAGTACCATTCGATACCCCCTTCCCAAAGCTCTCCTTGCTGAAACCGACTCTACCATGTTGAACCAACATGCTATACCACTACGGCAAAACACCTGGAATTGCAGAATGCTATGAATTAAGAGTTTGATGCCCTCCTCAAGATTGGCACATGGAGTCTAGTTCCACCATTACATGAGCTCGAAACATCATTGGGTCAAAATGGATCTATCGAATAAAACGGAAAGTGAACGGTGAAGTTGAACACTATAAGGCACATATGGTAGCCAAGGGATATCTTTAGCAATTTGGTGTTGATTTCTCCGACACCTATAGTCCAGTTATCAAACCCACCACGATATATAAGAAGCCTTatccattattatttctttaggatggaaaattaggcaaatTGATGTGCACAACTACTTTTTGCACGGTACACTGTTGGAGGAGGAGGTCTTCATGATCCAACCTCCGGGATATGTTCATCCACACTTTTCAAATCATGTctgcaaattacaaaaaatactGTATGGGCTAAAACAAGCCCCAATGGCCTGGTTTTCACGTTTAAGCAATTGTCTACTGGAGTTGGGTTCCCATGGCTCACGGTCAGACACTTCTCTGTTCATTCATAACTCTCCCAAGTTCACAATGAACATACTAATTTATATTGATGACATTTTGATTAGATGCTCACACAAGCATGACATTGATGACCTGTTAAATACTCTGCATTATGACTTTGCAATCAAAGACTTGGGAAGTTTGAACTTTTTCTTGGGCATTGAGGCACTCACTTCCCACGGATAGATCATATTATCTCAGTTGCGCTATATTATGGATATActcaaaaaagacaaaaatgcaTGAGGCCAAACCCATAAGCACTCCAATGGCCAACTCCACCAATTCTCAGTGCCTTTGATAGTGAAGATTTCAGTGACACCAATCTATTTCGCAGCACAGTTTGAGCTTTACAATATTTGTTAGTCACTCGCCTAGATATAGCTTTCACAGGCAATAAATTATCTCAATTTATGCACAAACCCAAATTATCATATTGGCAAGTAGTAAAGTGTCTCCTTCGTTATTTAAAATAGACAATCAATCATGGTCTCTCCATTCACAAGTCTACAAATACTAGGGTGAAAACCGACCATATCAGTAAggtttttaacaaaaatcaccctCAATTGATGGAGGTTATTTTCATGGAAGAACCGATCGGACTAGCCAATGTGGAGGAGAAATATTGCCCGTATTGATTCTAGCGATTCTCGGTGGCTTAGAGGTtgtctctgagagagagagagagagagagttgcagtcttagggaggagagagaatgagagaaagtAAAGAAGAATATGGGAGGAGGAAGGAGATTGGCTAAAATTAAACAGTGTTTTCTGacttatatctttttttttaataccttaTATTTTTTTGCATCCGTTATGTGTAAAATGACTTCATTtcacttaaacttaagtgaaAGACATcgttttatctaaaataaatataaaaaatatatatatcaagtcaGCCAATTCAGCGGTTTAAAACATGTTCAAGCTAGAACCAAACTAACCAACGTCGGTTTCAAGATATTTCTACTGCCGGCTGACCTGTTTCCTGCCGGTTTAGTCGGTTCAGTACTCTGGCAGCCAGTTACACTCAGTTACGGCTGGTTTGGCCAATTATTATACACCCCTAACAAAACACTGCTCTACAGGCATTACCAGATGTTTTTTATTGGGTAAGCTCCCGTGATGACAAACGATCAGCCAGgagattttgttttttcttaggATAGAATATAATTTCATGGAATTGCAAAAAGCAAGCTATAGTTGCTCGATTAAGCATTGAAGCAGAATATAAAGCACTAGCCTATAGAATCGTTGAAATTCAATGGCTTCAATCCTTCTTGCAAGAACTTGGCATTAGGGTCTCACAACCTCCTATCTTATGGTATGACAACAAAGCAGCAATATATTTATCAGCAAATCCAATTTGTCATGCTCGTATAAAACATATAGAAATTGATTTTCACTTGTCAGAGATATGGTTGCCAAGAAAATCATTGAAGTCAAGTTTTTGTCCTCCAAAGATCAACTAGCGGATATATTTACGAGGCGTCTATCTTCATTAAGGTTCACAACAATTCGTTTCAAACTCAATGTAATTTCCATTTCATTGGACTTGTGGGGTGTGTTAAGTACAAGGAAACCAAGAAAGCCAACTGAGTTTAGAAGACTACTTCAATCAAACTTTGTTCTGTTATAAATTACTATCTGATCTAGAGATAGAATTTGTTCTGTTCCACTCCTCCAATATTgtatcaaatactttctctaTTAATAAGATAAACAATACATTATTAGTGTGGTTGATATCTTCCTTAAACAATGACGTATGGATGACTGCGCAACACGAGATGTATGCTCTCCACGATTCGTGTTATATATGCTATGAAGTAGGAGCTTGAATTAATGACTATTTTTGGTAGTTAAAAGGCTCAATTCGTGGAAACATTACCGAACAGTTTTTaggtaattaaataattaaaagacctcccataaaaagaaatattaataataatacaaataatattgaataattttgtagagtgtacaaatcgttttaaaaaaaagttaaatttattattaaaaatttaatattttttatatgaatatcaTATTTGATTACTTTTACAAAATGAATTATACGAAACTCGTGGACtcaatatcatttctttaataataatcAGGATACCTCACATGGAGATCCGGAGAATCTTCAATGACATTTCTGTATTTTGTTCTGTGCTTGATCATCAGGCTTAAGAGATGTACGGTAAATAGGAAATTGCAGCTTTCTTTCGTTGCAGTAACCTGATGAAAAAAGATCGATAAATGCAGTTGTttcaaaaagtaatattttgtataaaaaaataaaaaaaataaaagaaaaaagaaagcgtTTCCCCACTGAACTTTTGTTGAATGATCTTATGAAAGCAAAGGATCGAGCCTTTAGAGATTTGGTTGGACGCTTAAGAACCGTGAGAGAAAAAGAAGGACCGATCGAGAAAGAAAGACTGATTTTTCCCAAACAGAGAAGACATGCACTTTTAGCATGCAGCTAGAAAGTAAGTTTGGGGTCGGACCTGCCCGGTTCTGCCGGTTTGAATGGAATCAGATCCTCATATTCTCTCCGGTATTCGGCGCATATCCGTACCCGCCGCCCGATCCAGACTGTGCTGCAGGGCACGCCTTGCCCTTTCCTTTCTATCACAACTGCCACTTTGTCATTGCTTTAGGTGGACAAACCAGCAGGGTATAAGTCCCTCTTTTctagtattatttatttatttttatttgtttaattaacGACATGAACAGTaatattaattcattgaatatatGTTCTGGAAATTTAAATGGGCTCGATCCATACACGTACACACAGcatatattttgttggggaaTTGCTCCAATATCCATGCATATTTAAAACATGTCAATTTTGtatatatctaattttttatagataaatatatatgaaaaaatttattcatcatctttttcTCATCATCTTATAATGTGGTATTAgataataagtttataaataaaatataatatgttttaaatatatatatatatatatatatttaaatgagattgcttcatattatatatataaaaaaataatttgtgtaAATCTCAAATAGacaaattctatataaatttttgtaaaaaaaatagactttacttaaaaagaattataaaaaaaactattatttattagtgaaatctattttttttattaaaaaaaatttaaatgtaaCTTATAGTTAATGATACTCTATTAACGAtactctattatatatatatatatatatatatatgatccagCAGTACTAAAATATATTTGGTATTGAAAGATGACAGATGACTGCTGTGAGTTCTTTAATTCTGCATGGCACAGGCACAGGATAGATGAGAAATGATTcgtgcagtcgggaaatgcagtcggcgtgcagtcggctgtaaaaaaaaaattaatacaggacttacatgaaaaaaaaaaattatttttatagctttttataattcatgcaggtcctcctgaatataaaataatttttttataatttttttttattcattccgtacagccgactgcacgccgactgcgtttcccgactgcgtgtagcaaagcccCAGGATAGATAGGTAggataggttttttttttttttttttttttttttaattcttaaaagaataattaatGGTTGTTGATCATTTATTAAAGAGCAGTGAGGAGGATGTAGCACGAGCTGGGTCTCCAaaagatcaattttttttaatttatttaatttatattttttaatattttaaaaaaattataatatcatttaaaaatactttcttaaccattaaattaaaaaaaaaaagtaagtggGGATATAATTTCAAGATCGGGTTATTTAGTGTTTCTGTTTATTAAAAGTACTCTTAACTGTGCaccttatatatatttataatatattaaacgAAAACTTTACTTAATTTGAGTCTTTTACTTCTGTACTGTATATGATGTATGGCTTGCTTCTAATGgaagtgcatgcatgcatgctccaGATTGTGTTACTGGTCTTGGTTGTAACAAAAGGCCAGCGTGGAATTACTAGAGTTATACTTGGATTTTatccaattaattatatatctatttattatataagtGGCTATCTATCgttaattctttttttctttttttatctatttttcttgttttctgttatttgtttctctttttttccaatTCTTTACTTTTAGAACACaaattctctctccctcattgtttgctctccctccctcccgagttctctctttctctctttaatTCACGGATCCGTCTAAAACCAAGCAATGAAAGACCAAACAAAAGGAAATGCAATGTGAATAAATCACAAGCATAAGCCACGAAATTAGTAAGGAAAAATTAAGAGAAAGAACAACAATGGAGACTCACGAACAAACCTGCAAGTGGAGagaaaaatagatgaaaaataaatactaaaGAGGAAGAGGTCTACATAGTTTTACATCAAAGgagaaattgaaaattaaagagaTGGAAATTGAACCATTACTAGCCGAAAATGGAGGAATGAGTGGGGGCATTTGCTGACTTGTAGAGGTAaagaaccaaaaataaaatggaaaggaAGAAGGAAAGCAGTAGACGACAACCCAATGAAAAACATAGGAAAGAAGAAATTATGTCATAGGCTACAAATGCTACTTCAAAATCTTAAGCGTTGCAGCTAAGAAGAAATAGCTACATAAAGGTGAGGAACGTTAAACTTTGAGAAAACCTAAGACGACAAAATTAGCACAAAAATAgactttgaataaaaaaatttaaaaacaaaactgaCCTTAGTGCCATCAGAGAGTACTTTGGCTAACACAGGTATCTCATATTGATAAGCTATTTCCCACTCAGGATTGCTAGTTATATCCATTATCTGACAAGAAGAGAAGTAGCAGCGCATGGATTGAAGAAGGGGATGAAAACTGAAATGGAAAGGAGGTGGAGAAGTAACGACGcgcaggagaagaaaagaagagatgaAGAAGCTGTAAGGGCTGGACCAAACGATGCCGTTTTGGGGGATTTAGTGGACTGGGTTGAAGGCTCATGGGTTGGGCTGAGGACCAAATGGGCTTggctcaaaagaaaaataaaacacactCAAATAGGTCCAGTTCGAAAATAAAAGAgtccaacaaaagaaaaagtacaattaaaaaaaagagtcaaataaaaacactacaaatcaatattaataaaattaaataattaaagtccaacattaaactaatttaaagtaaagagtaatttaaatgcaaaataataattaatatcaagaaagcacatcaaaataaatttcacaacttaaaatcataaaataaatccaacgacaaatctgataaatttaaaacaaattatctcATAATTAAACAAACACTTCCactaattaaagaattaatttaaataaaaaacttattaaagaattaatcacattttttatattcGTAATGTGATGTACAATTGTGATCTCTTCAAAATATATTAGCTTGAAATAATTGAAATAGTCTggtaaggaaaagaaataaatctcacatagttcataattgtattaatttatcatattttaaattttttgcatttatattatttacttttttattgatcatatacaagtattaaattcatattaCGTAGGAGTATTTGCTGTATTTGGAAAATCAATTCTGCTACGGGTAGTCCAATTCGCATACCACATGCGCACCCCCTGTTGACCTGGTAGGGTAATTTAGTAAAtttgtaaaacaaaaataaaagaagctgAACTAAAGGAGATCCTCTCCAAACCGTACAGTTTCATCATTTCAAATGGACTTATGTGTTAGGAATAGTGAACAAACGAAGAGAAATTTTGGGGTTGAGACTTAAAGAGCTagcgatgatgatgatgaaaatgAGTCAACTTGGAAGAAACTCAAACTCAACAAATAGAAATATGCTTTTCTTGAGGAGAGTTTCGAGGAGCATAGTATTCTCAACCCAGCAAGTTCGAGCATCAAAAGCCAACTTTTTTAATCATGCATTGTGTTTTTATCAAAATCCAGATTAGAGCAAGATTTTATCCATAATTATTTGTCTTAATTTAGATAAACAAAACGATAATCTTTTCCCActtcaagaaatttttttttctatataatataaaatgttttcCGCATAAGTGAAGCACTTAgctttcttcctcttcttcttctgttattttttttcctttatcaaGAATAAAGGTATAGAGAGAGCAATGAAGCTTCAAACAAGCGTGAAAGCCATCAATTTTAACAAGGAAGAAGAATGCTTGTTTTGATGGTGTTTCGGAGTTTTTGAAAACATTGAGAGGCTTAAAGATTAGGGATTGTGAGGAGGCAGTGGAGAGGAGCTCTACTTTTAATTGCTGGAAATTACTAAATATggttttttaacatctttctcCATTTACTTTTCAGACATAAAATTTAGAGATAAGAAGTGAACGAACTTGGACAGGACGTCTCTGAGAATTGTGGGTCTCGttgatatgagagagagagagagagagagagagagagagagagagagagagagagagagagagagagagagagagagatcaaaggAAATCGTTCGCAGGAGGTAGGAGAGCACTTTCATTTGCAAGATGCCAGATGAACTAAGATACCGAATGAAATCGCTTGCTAGAGGGAGGAGAGCATTTTGGCTCATGAGATGCCGAATGAATTGCGATTTTTGACTTGTAGAAGCTACAGGGGGAATGGGACGGATGAGAAGAGCTTCTGGAGAATGAGGGAAGAAGGAATCCATCAAAAGCAATCCGCAGCATTTCAATTTTTCGTCTACCATCTAAAGTGCAAtccgcaccgtttcattaaatcCGTTCCATGTCATTAAGGGTGTGCAAGGGTGTGCAAATTTGACTACGAATAGAGTTTTcctaggaaaatattgcaaccTAGACTTCACAAATAGGTAATTTAACTTAatgcattaatttttatttaaaaaaaaaatcatattatttttattaaaattattgtcACCTTCAATTAGGTAAATGTGTTTTACACGATGCTTTgaattagtgtatatatatagttaggtttaaaaattatatgctaagcagggaattaaaataaatacgcctatttaattttaattaaaatactgtaATGTTAAAGCAGATTGCAAGTTTCTATACCCTAGCTCTCGTTCGATATTTATATAAGATTTAAGCCACGCACGTACAGAGAAATTCAACCGAGCAAAAGGCAGGGTAGTAAAGCGAGCATATTTTAATGGAACATTCAAACCCTCTAAAAATCTCCACGCTTAATTCCTTTTCAGCTTTCATGGGATGGGAGTAGGTCAAAGTCAGTGACAAACCCAAGGATGCTTTTGGATCCTCACCAATGTTGTGCATGAGCATGATCGAACGTTGAGAATCCAGAtgcaaaacccaaaaaacatGCGCGTAATGGTCACGTCAGAGGCCGAGGGTTCGGTCGTAGGGTCCGACAACAAGGACGGACACAGCCGTCTATTAAAAAATCCTCTCCCTGTAAAAGCCTGTGCCCATGTCTTCGCCAGCGCCTGAAACTTCAAAAGGCACCATTTTGCCCCGAAAAGGAGTCTCAAGATACGGTTCGGTTCTCCTTCAGCGTAGACAAATACCCATACGTAGCCGCCTTCCATAGCTGACAATCCCTGCTTTTCACACTTTATAGCTTTTACTGTTTGGAGTAATCCATATTGTCCTTATATCGACACCTCGCGCGCTACTCAGTACAGACAACAATCCTTTTGAAGCAAAAACCACGAGATCCTTCAAGCACGCGCTGCGACAACTACAGACAAACTCCACTTATTTACTGCTGTTACCCTCTCCTACCCAATTCCTATAAAACCCCACCCATTTACACTCCCATCTGGACGGTACCGAACATCAACGATTTCATCGAGTATACTTTTGTTTTCCTTGACCTTATTTCTTCTGCGTCCAGCgtctaaagtttttttttttttccttaatcttTGTTTCACTGCTTCGTGGTCAAATTTAATAGAACAATGCATTACCAAGCTGCTGAGTACTCGTGGGGTTACTATATGCCGGTGAGGAGCATTGGGCCTGACCCACTGGAACGAGTGGTGAGGCTGGCCTCGGAGAGCGCGGTGGTGATTTTCAGCGTCAGCAGCTGCTGCATGTGCCACGCTGTGAAGAGGCTCTTCTGTGGTATGGGCGTGAACCCGACGGTATACGAGCTGGACCAGGACCCAAGAGGCAAAGAGATCGAGAGGGCGTTGGTCAGGCTGCTCGGAAATTCTCCTGGTTCTGTCCCTGTGGT contains:
- the LOC122309701 gene encoding exocyst complex component EXO70B1 gives rise to the protein MSGSFSKDGNKNDDDPETLEAKSDGQQQHAENEQAETHVEVPPPSDPEPSLEQILNEVDRFLEAITINAREDKLKPPEQAPDCVELLSNTVENMVDAYNVGKTNFGGDQDDSFLKAVSRISKLSKRFNELPSSSTLSSSLNRTSAALHRVMSFLEDKFRILLHEESQAINNQENDRCLLHEPEPDKDEEEVAEFSPETISDINKIASAMILAGYENECSMVYGISRRTAFKAALNKLGYEYISIDDVQRMQWESLEGEITSWINTVKQCSKKLFSDERKLCDSIFSDDPPLSRILFGDLANPVVIQLLDFAQAVVLTKRSAEKLFKFLDINETLRDLVLAMDSDSYPEELISEASEAKTRLGEAVVSIFCDLENSIKSDQGRTPVPSGAVHPLTRYVMNYLKYACEYKDTLEQVFRQHLKTEKDEKETCDVGESDDVPTSETSPFSLELMKVMDLLDANLDMKSNLYRDHALRYIFLMNNGRYILQKMKGSTEIHELMGDSWRRKRSSLLRQYHKNYQRETWSKVLQCLSHEGLQVSGQGKVSKPVLKERFKNFNTLFEDIHKMQSMWVVSDEQLQSELRVSISAVMIPAYRSFLGRFKQYLDPGRQSEKYIKYQPEDIETLIEELFDGNPTSMARRRT
- the LOC122311965 gene encoding glutaredoxin-C1-like, producing the protein MHYQAAEYSWGYYMPVRSIGPDPLERVVRLASESAVVIFSVSSCCMCHAVKRLFCGMGVNPTVYELDQDPRGKEIERALVRLLGNSPGSVPVVFIGGKLIGAMDRVMASHINGTLVPLLKEAGALWL